Proteins co-encoded in one Neodiprion lecontei isolate iyNeoLeco1 chromosome 3, iyNeoLeco1.1, whole genome shotgun sequence genomic window:
- the LOC107222652 gene encoding synaptic vesicle glycoprotein 2B isoform X2, protein MTATGYGKYNYLLMLAMFLPSWGSIFDVSNMSMILPSAECDLGLALIHKGVLNAITYAGTISTAMVWGFVSDVYGRKKLLIYGYLADSLCNVMSGVFSQNFWVLLVFKFASGCIMNGPYAISMCYCAEFHGEKHRSRAMLFLGLFSTVGNIAVPLLAWSVIPHTWEIVLLDGLFVYNSWRLFLTLCGLPTLVGFMAIIFFPESPKFLMSRGQNDEALLVFRKMYTMNTGKPPETYPVISLENEKNIYGSRKSMQQSMSSDSLDGWRGVLKGFSEGLKQMKPLFLMPHLVKLLLVVSIQFGGMLALNTIRLWLPQLFTIIENFDDIGYDDTKGPPTFCEMLDISMIAEANKTSLNSTTIDPRHCENMVVDKSVYINIVVICIVSTVFFIFMSAVVNILGQKNILLICYGVSMICAVSLNWSANTMLTLFLSCLFVALTNISVNALIAVTVDLFPTTLRTMSVSLIMMIGRCGSLIGNLLFSVLLLHGCVAPLMSIAGLLLVCVLLTLFIPKPAGGLK, encoded by the exons ATGACCGCGACTGGATATGGAAAGTACAACTACCTGCTCATGCTCGCCATGTTCCTGCCGTCATGGGGGAGCATATTCGACGTTTCCAACATGTCGATGATCTTACCATCGGCCGAGTGCGACCTTGGCTTGGCGCTAATTCACAAAGGCGTTTTAAACGCCATCACGTACGCCG GCACGATAAGCACGGCGATGGTTTGGGGCTTCGTCTCGGACGTCTACGGTAGAAAAAAGCTGCTGATCTACGGCTACCTGGCTGACTCCCTCTGCAACGTAATGAGTGGAGtattttcgcaaaatttttggGTCCTGCTGGTCTTCAAGTTCGCCAGCGGCTGCAT CATGAACGGCCCGTACGCAATATCGATGTGTTATTGCGCCGAATTTCACGGTGAAAAACATCGCTCGAGAGCTATGCTATTCCTCGGGCTGTTCTCCACCGTTGGAAACATCGCCGTTCCAC TTCTCGCATGGAGCGTGATACCGCATACCTGGGAGATAGTCTTGTTAGATGGCCTCTTTGTCTACAACTCCTGGCGCCTATTCCTGACCCTCTGCGGGCTTCCAACGCTGGTCGGCTTCATGGCAATAATATTCTTTCCCGAGTCGCCCAAGTTCCTAATGTCGAGGGGTCAGAACGACGAGGCTCTTCTGGTATTCAGAAAGATGTACACCATGAACACCGGCAAACCCCCGGAAACATACCCA GTGATCTCGCTTGAAAACGAGAAGAACATTTACGGATCGAGGAAGAGCATGCAGCAATCGATGAGCTCGGATTCACTGGATGGATGGCGAGGTGTTTTGAAGGGATTTAGCGAGGGTCTGAAGCAGATGAAGCCGCTATTCCTGATGCCGCATTTGGTCAAGCTGTTGCTGGTAGTCAGCATTCAATTCGGAGGGATGCTGGC GCTCAACACGATACGCTTATGGTTGCCACAGTTGTTCACGATAATAGAAAATTTCGATGACATCGGTTACGACGACACCAAGGGACCACCGACGTTCTGCGAAATGCTTGACATATCAATGATCGCAGAGGCGAACAAGACCAGCTTGAACTCGACAACCATCGATCCCCGACATTGCGAAAAC ATGGTCGTGGACAAGTCGGTTTACATCAACATCGTTGTAATATGCATAGTATCGAcagtgtttttcattttcatgaGCGCGGTGGTGAACATCCTCGGACAGAAGAACATACTAC ttatatGCTACGGAGTATCGATGATCTGCGCAGTGTCTCTTAACTGGTCGGCAAACACCATGCTGACGTTGTTCCTCTCCTGCTTGTTCGTAGCATTGACGAACATCTCTGTGAACGCGCTGATCGCGGTGACGGTCGATCTGTTTCCGACAACGTTGAG AACAATGTCCGTGAGCTTGATCATGATGATCGGTCGATGCGGTTCCCTGATAGGAAATCTCTTATTCTCAGTACTGCTACTGCACGGTTGCGTCGCCCCTTTAATGTCGATCGCCGGATTACTGCTGG TGTGCGTCCTGCTGACCCTCTTCATACCGAAACCGGCCGGAGGACTGAAATAA
- the LOC107222652 gene encoding synaptic vesicle glycoprotein 2B isoform X1 yields the protein MNINGQRFGVSVALERLSDNLDSDEECDSECEGLERADFETAMTATGYGKYNYLLMLAMFLPSWGSIFDVSNMSMILPSAECDLGLALIHKGVLNAITYAGTISTAMVWGFVSDVYGRKKLLIYGYLADSLCNVMSGVFSQNFWVLLVFKFASGCIMNGPYAISMCYCAEFHGEKHRSRAMLFLGLFSTVGNIAVPLLAWSVIPHTWEIVLLDGLFVYNSWRLFLTLCGLPTLVGFMAIIFFPESPKFLMSRGQNDEALLVFRKMYTMNTGKPPETYPVISLENEKNIYGSRKSMQQSMSSDSLDGWRGVLKGFSEGLKQMKPLFLMPHLVKLLLVVSIQFGGMLALNTIRLWLPQLFTIIENFDDIGYDDTKGPPTFCEMLDISMIAEANKTSLNSTTIDPRHCENMVVDKSVYINIVVICIVSTVFFIFMSAVVNILGQKNILLICYGVSMICAVSLNWSANTMLTLFLSCLFVALTNISVNALIAVTVDLFPTTLRTMSVSLIMMIGRCGSLIGNLLFSVLLLHGCVAPLMSIAGLLLVCVLLTLFIPKPAGGLK from the exons ATGAACATCAATGGTCAACGATTCGGTGTTTCTGTCGCGCTCGAACGGCTCAGTGACAACCTTGACAGTGACGAAGAATGCGACT CGGAATGCGAGGGACTGGAGAGGGCGGATTTTGAAACCGCCATGACCGCGACTGGATATGGAAAGTACAACTACCTGCTCATGCTCGCCATGTTCCTGCCGTCATGGGGGAGCATATTCGACGTTTCCAACATGTCGATGATCTTACCATCGGCCGAGTGCGACCTTGGCTTGGCGCTAATTCACAAAGGCGTTTTAAACGCCATCACGTACGCCG GCACGATAAGCACGGCGATGGTTTGGGGCTTCGTCTCGGACGTCTACGGTAGAAAAAAGCTGCTGATCTACGGCTACCTGGCTGACTCCCTCTGCAACGTAATGAGTGGAGtattttcgcaaaatttttggGTCCTGCTGGTCTTCAAGTTCGCCAGCGGCTGCAT CATGAACGGCCCGTACGCAATATCGATGTGTTATTGCGCCGAATTTCACGGTGAAAAACATCGCTCGAGAGCTATGCTATTCCTCGGGCTGTTCTCCACCGTTGGAAACATCGCCGTTCCAC TTCTCGCATGGAGCGTGATACCGCATACCTGGGAGATAGTCTTGTTAGATGGCCTCTTTGTCTACAACTCCTGGCGCCTATTCCTGACCCTCTGCGGGCTTCCAACGCTGGTCGGCTTCATGGCAATAATATTCTTTCCCGAGTCGCCCAAGTTCCTAATGTCGAGGGGTCAGAACGACGAGGCTCTTCTGGTATTCAGAAAGATGTACACCATGAACACCGGCAAACCCCCGGAAACATACCCA GTGATCTCGCTTGAAAACGAGAAGAACATTTACGGATCGAGGAAGAGCATGCAGCAATCGATGAGCTCGGATTCACTGGATGGATGGCGAGGTGTTTTGAAGGGATTTAGCGAGGGTCTGAAGCAGATGAAGCCGCTATTCCTGATGCCGCATTTGGTCAAGCTGTTGCTGGTAGTCAGCATTCAATTCGGAGGGATGCTGGC GCTCAACACGATACGCTTATGGTTGCCACAGTTGTTCACGATAATAGAAAATTTCGATGACATCGGTTACGACGACACCAAGGGACCACCGACGTTCTGCGAAATGCTTGACATATCAATGATCGCAGAGGCGAACAAGACCAGCTTGAACTCGACAACCATCGATCCCCGACATTGCGAAAAC ATGGTCGTGGACAAGTCGGTTTACATCAACATCGTTGTAATATGCATAGTATCGAcagtgtttttcattttcatgaGCGCGGTGGTGAACATCCTCGGACAGAAGAACATACTAC ttatatGCTACGGAGTATCGATGATCTGCGCAGTGTCTCTTAACTGGTCGGCAAACACCATGCTGACGTTGTTCCTCTCCTGCTTGTTCGTAGCATTGACGAACATCTCTGTGAACGCGCTGATCGCGGTGACGGTCGATCTGTTTCCGACAACGTTGAG AACAATGTCCGTGAGCTTGATCATGATGATCGGTCGATGCGGTTCCCTGATAGGAAATCTCTTATTCTCAGTACTGCTACTGCACGGTTGCGTCGCCCCTTTAATGTCGATCGCCGGATTACTGCTGG TGTGCGTCCTGCTGACCCTCTTCATACCGAAACCGGCCGGAGGACTGAAATAA
- the LOC107222649 gene encoding uncharacterized protein LOC107222649, whose product MEMKDYHRASNALVFGGLVTYVAGLMLLMAFTSPYWLESYEETFSEFKNMGLWTYCFSDYRHPAYQFPELFNGCHHVFSHYYYVIREWLLPPWLMAVQGFVTIGLLYSFSSQAIIALVLIRWPLQFVLRYEWILSSIACVFNAITAVSLFMAVSVFGGQCWRRDWLMYPNFNHLSWSYAFAVISFMFHAFAAFFLYLDARMGYKMRVQSRNLVMQMHPTPQSHHGMHRTGYI is encoded by the exons ATGGAGATGAAAGATTATCATCGAGCCTCGA ACGCTCTCGTGTTCGGTGGCCTCGTTACTTACGTCGCTGGACTGATGCTCCTCATGGCTTTTACCAG TCCATACTGGCTCGAGTCATACGAGGAGACTTTCAgcgaattcaaaaatatgggACTCTGGACTTACTGCTTCAGCGACTATCGCCACCCTGCCTACCAGTTTCCTGAACTGTTCAACGGGTGTCACCATGTCTTTTCTCATTACTACTACGTCATTAGAGAGTGGCTTCTGCCCCCGTGGCTCATGGCGGTTCAGGGATTCGTCACGATTGGGTTACTTTACTCTTTCTCTAGCCAGGCAATAATCGCTCTAGTACTCATCAGGTGGCCGCTACAGTTCGTTCTCAGATACGAATGGATACTTAGCTCCATCGCCTGTGTGTTCAACGCAATAACTG CTGTGTCGTTGTTCATGGCCGTTTCCGTATTTGGGGGACAGTGCTGGCGCAGAGACTGGCTCATGTATCCGAACTTCAATCATCTTTCCTGGTCCTACGCTTTTGCTGTTATATCTTTCATGTTCCATGCTTTTGCCGCCTTCTTTCTATACCTCGATGCTCGCATGGGTTACAAAATGCGTGTTCAGTCACGCAATTTAGTCATGCAAATGCATCCCACTCCTCAGAGCCATCACGGCATGCATCGCACTGGTTATATATAA
- the LOC107222650 gene encoding uncharacterized protein LOC107222650, with amino-acid sequence MGKTIIGKCAVLCTAIGFITLLIAFTTPNWIETDGTLERPKLVKIGLWQVCFQGPQDMKHFFESTRSYGCFWVFEDLYYDIFETFNIKMPSSFIAAQFFFTLSMTLLFISGGLATLFTCCSQHHNKYQLLLQATGSILLLAGVCEMIAIKIFVTEDKAYYWLPDWEHNVLSWSFILAAISCVFTTFSGVLFFADARRHRITLIQIIQQRHYTPSTTI; translated from the exons ATGGGAAAAACGATAATTGGAAAATGCGCGGTATTGTGTACGGCGATAGGTTTCATTACCCTATTAATCGCGTTTACCACACCCAATTGGATAGAGACAGACGGTACATTGGAGAGGCCAAAATTAGTAAAAATCG GACTTTGGCAGGTATGCTTCCAAGGTCCCCAGGATATGAAACACTTCTTCGAGTCGACCAGGTCCTACGGTTGTTTCTGGGTCTTTGAGGACCTCTACTACGACATCTTTGAGACTTTCAACATTAAGATGCCGAGCTCCTTTATTGCGGCGCAGTTCTTCTTCACTCTCTCCATGACGCTGCTTTTCATCAGCGGCGGCTTGGCCACTCTGTTCACTTGTTGTTCCCAACACCACAACAAGTACCAGCTACTCCTCCAGGCAACTGGCTCGATCTTGTTGCTTGCCGGAGTCTGCGAGATGATCGCAATTAAGATATTTGTCACCGAAGACAAGGCTTACTACTGGCTGCCGGACTGGGAGCACAACGTTCTAAGCTGGTCTTTCATCCTCGCTGCTATCAGCTGTGTATTTACAACCTTTTCAGGTGTCCTATTTTTTGCTGATGCCAGGAGGCACAGAATTACCTTGATACAAATAATACAGCAACGACATTACACGCCTAGTACTACAATTTag
- the LOC107222651 gene encoding rho GTPase-activating protein conundrum isoform X1, with the protein MDRAHGATYGGGTANLQEYWDEYKKMIEETKVLDDYLDEEYGPRSYDDGEEEAEWLRAAGLGELTEPWKAGREIQPEQLGAVLRPLSRAQAEAVRRRVRSLNHTVKQRFNQKQRVRKPDIRDVFKDVEVSSTGTRSRSATPDSLDSVLGETLETALPPSPPRVTVDVHQSSENVPSFVSIFHRPLTEEKEAVRRLPSAPTSISNQSTHPAPSPIPIQEIFRRAGNWSQKGDVAGNSEGIELTAYQRLGTIHLSRPTIQRRSGSDPSEVANTAHLDVEPAGKLSAAKEHATLRRSSGGHATVTRSHSSLYGLSRSGDENLITHPLNRTASHGHLSFEEMCRTNEAKSQVWGSEVLAVDDGYPKYGVELLSQRDLTRLRSLLWLELTAVFDKYNVPLTKRKPNKRRSKAGNLFGVSLSTLLLRDSQLTADESNVPLIFQKLLHELSKRGVREEGILRVGGHKQKVEALCAELETDFYSKSKEIDKLLRRTPCHDLSAVLKKLLRDLPQPLLTVELIDAYYQSHGVKTPGELSYSLNLLVLLLPVEHRCTLKALLNFLKLVIHNQGSNKMSIHNVAMIVAPSLFPPRYIYPRDQSDLTAQVNMAAVCCQVTEALLNNVDNLWYVPNDLINQLRRQTEEERYRDLVQKYLAQ; encoded by the exons ATGGATAGAGCACACGGAGCGACCTATGGCGGGGGTACGGCCAACCTGCAGGAGTACTGGgacgagtataaaaaaatgatcgagGAAACCAAAGTACTGGATGATTATCTGGACGAGGAATACGGACCTCGTAGTTACGACG ATGGGGAAGAGGAGGCTGAATGGTTGCGAGCCGCTGGACTTGGGGAATTAACTGAGCCGTGGAAAGCTGGGAGGGAGATTCAACCTGAACAACTCGGCGCAGTTCTTCGTCCTTTGTCCAGGGCTCAGGCTGAAGCGGTTCGACGTCGTGTCAGATCTCTGAACCACACGGTCAAGCAACGATTCAATCAAAAACAGCGAGTTCGGAAACCGGATATTAGAGACGTTTTCAAAGATGTCGAG GTTTCAAGCACGGGCACCAGGTCTCGCAGTGCGACACCAGATTCCCTGGATTCAGTACTTGGGGAAACATTGGAGACTGCTTTGCCGCCGTCACCGCCTAGAGTTACAGTCGACGTTCATCAGAGCAG CGAAAATGTGCCGAGTTTTGTATCAATATTCCACCGCCCTTTGACTGAGGAAAAAGAAGCTGTGCGCCGATTACCTAGTGCTCCAACGTCCATTTCAAATCAGTCAACACATCCAGCTCCGTCTCCTATTCCTATTCAGGAAATATTCAGAAGAGCTGGGAACTGGTCGCAGAAAGGAGACGTTGCCGGAAATTCGG AGGGAATAGAACTCACTGCCTACCAACGTCTTGGCACTATTCATCTTTCGAGACCAACGATACAGAGAAGAAGCGGTAGCGATCCGAGTGAAGTCGCAAATACTGCTCACCTTGATGTAGAGCCTGCAGGGAAGCTTTCAGCAGCTAAGGAACACGCTACTCTGAG GAGAAGCTCCGGAGGTCATGCGACTGTGACGCGGAGTCATAGTAGTTTGTATGGGTTGAGCAGATCTGGGGACGAGAATTTGATCACGCATCCGCTGAACCGAACCGCGTCCCACGGGCACCTGAGTTTCGAGGAAATGTGCAGAACCAACGAAGCAAAGTCCCAG GTCTGGGGTTCGGAGGTGCTTGCGGTTGATGACGGATATCCGAAGTATGGAGTGGAGTTACTGTCTCAGCGAGACCTGACCAGACTTAGGTCGCTTCTGTGGCTTGAGCTCACAGCCGTTTTCGATAAGTACAATGTTCCCTTAACCAAGAGAAAGCCCAATAAACGCAGGAGTAAAG caGGAAATTTATTCGGAGTATCTTTGTCCACTCTCCTGCTCAGAGACAGCCAATTGACCGCCGACGAGAGCAACGTTCCGTTGATCTTTCAGAAGCTCTTACACGAGCTGTCTAAACGAGGAGTTCGGGAAGAGGGTATCCTCCGCGTCGGGGGACACAAGCAAAAA GTTGAAGCGCTTTGCGCGGAGTTGGAGACTGACTTCTATTCGAAATCTAAGGAGATCGATAAATTACTGCGACGCACACCGTGCCATGATCTTTCGGCGgtgctgaaaaaattactcagAGATTTACCGCAGCCTCTTCTCACTGTTGAACTTATAGATGCTTATTATCAGAGTCACG GAGTGAAAACTCCTGGCGAACTGTCGTATTCGCTGAATCTTTTGGTACTTCTTCTACCAGTCGAGCATCGTTGCACTTTAAAGGCACTGCTGAATTTCCTTAAGCTGGTCATTCACAATCAAGGCTCAAACAAAATGTCAATTCACAACGTGGCGATGATTGTCGCCCCGTCTCTGTTCCCGCCTCGTTATATATATCCGAGGGATCAGTCCGACCTAACAGCCCAAGTTAACATGGCCGCTGTGTGCTGTCAAGTGACAGAAGCTCTTCTAAACAATGTTGATAACCTGTGGTACGTTCCTAACGATCTGATTAATCAACTCCGTAGACAAACCGAAGAGGAACGGTACC
- the LOC107222651 gene encoding rho GTPase-activating protein conundrum isoform X2, with translation MDRAHGATYGGGTANLQEYWDEYKKMIEETKVLDDYLDEEYGPRSYDDGEEEAEWLRAAGLGELTEPWKAGREIQPEQLGAVLRPLSRAQAEAVRRRVRSLNHTVKQRFNQKQRVRKPDIRDVFKDVEVSSTGTRSRSATPDSLDSVLGETLETALPPSPPRVTVDVHQSSENVPSFVSIFHRPLTEEKEAVRRLPSAPTSISNQSTHPAPSPIPIQEIFRRAGNWSQKGDVAGNSEGIELTAYQRLGTIHLSRPTIQRRSGSDPSEVANTAHLDVEPAGKLSAAKEHATLRRSSGGHATVTRSHSSLYGLSRSGDENLITHPLNRTASHGHLSFEEMCRTNEAKSQVWGSEVLAVDDGYPKYGVELLSQRDLTRLRSLLWLELTAVFDKYNVPLTKRKPNKRRSKGNLFGVSLSTLLLRDSQLTADESNVPLIFQKLLHELSKRGVREEGILRVGGHKQKVEALCAELETDFYSKSKEIDKLLRRTPCHDLSAVLKKLLRDLPQPLLTVELIDAYYQSHGVKTPGELSYSLNLLVLLLPVEHRCTLKALLNFLKLVIHNQGSNKMSIHNVAMIVAPSLFPPRYIYPRDQSDLTAQVNMAAVCCQVTEALLNNVDNLWYVPNDLINQLRRQTEEERYRDLVQKYLAQ, from the exons ATGGATAGAGCACACGGAGCGACCTATGGCGGGGGTACGGCCAACCTGCAGGAGTACTGGgacgagtataaaaaaatgatcgagGAAACCAAAGTACTGGATGATTATCTGGACGAGGAATACGGACCTCGTAGTTACGACG ATGGGGAAGAGGAGGCTGAATGGTTGCGAGCCGCTGGACTTGGGGAATTAACTGAGCCGTGGAAAGCTGGGAGGGAGATTCAACCTGAACAACTCGGCGCAGTTCTTCGTCCTTTGTCCAGGGCTCAGGCTGAAGCGGTTCGACGTCGTGTCAGATCTCTGAACCACACGGTCAAGCAACGATTCAATCAAAAACAGCGAGTTCGGAAACCGGATATTAGAGACGTTTTCAAAGATGTCGAG GTTTCAAGCACGGGCACCAGGTCTCGCAGTGCGACACCAGATTCCCTGGATTCAGTACTTGGGGAAACATTGGAGACTGCTTTGCCGCCGTCACCGCCTAGAGTTACAGTCGACGTTCATCAGAGCAG CGAAAATGTGCCGAGTTTTGTATCAATATTCCACCGCCCTTTGACTGAGGAAAAAGAAGCTGTGCGCCGATTACCTAGTGCTCCAACGTCCATTTCAAATCAGTCAACACATCCAGCTCCGTCTCCTATTCCTATTCAGGAAATATTCAGAAGAGCTGGGAACTGGTCGCAGAAAGGAGACGTTGCCGGAAATTCGG AGGGAATAGAACTCACTGCCTACCAACGTCTTGGCACTATTCATCTTTCGAGACCAACGATACAGAGAAGAAGCGGTAGCGATCCGAGTGAAGTCGCAAATACTGCTCACCTTGATGTAGAGCCTGCAGGGAAGCTTTCAGCAGCTAAGGAACACGCTACTCTGAG GAGAAGCTCCGGAGGTCATGCGACTGTGACGCGGAGTCATAGTAGTTTGTATGGGTTGAGCAGATCTGGGGACGAGAATTTGATCACGCATCCGCTGAACCGAACCGCGTCCCACGGGCACCTGAGTTTCGAGGAAATGTGCAGAACCAACGAAGCAAAGTCCCAG GTCTGGGGTTCGGAGGTGCTTGCGGTTGATGACGGATATCCGAAGTATGGAGTGGAGTTACTGTCTCAGCGAGACCTGACCAGACTTAGGTCGCTTCTGTGGCTTGAGCTCACAGCCGTTTTCGATAAGTACAATGTTCCCTTAACCAAGAGAAAGCCCAATAAACGCAGGAGTAAAG GAAATTTATTCGGAGTATCTTTGTCCACTCTCCTGCTCAGAGACAGCCAATTGACCGCCGACGAGAGCAACGTTCCGTTGATCTTTCAGAAGCTCTTACACGAGCTGTCTAAACGAGGAGTTCGGGAAGAGGGTATCCTCCGCGTCGGGGGACACAAGCAAAAA GTTGAAGCGCTTTGCGCGGAGTTGGAGACTGACTTCTATTCGAAATCTAAGGAGATCGATAAATTACTGCGACGCACACCGTGCCATGATCTTTCGGCGgtgctgaaaaaattactcagAGATTTACCGCAGCCTCTTCTCACTGTTGAACTTATAGATGCTTATTATCAGAGTCACG GAGTGAAAACTCCTGGCGAACTGTCGTATTCGCTGAATCTTTTGGTACTTCTTCTACCAGTCGAGCATCGTTGCACTTTAAAGGCACTGCTGAATTTCCTTAAGCTGGTCATTCACAATCAAGGCTCAAACAAAATGTCAATTCACAACGTGGCGATGATTGTCGCCCCGTCTCTGTTCCCGCCTCGTTATATATATCCGAGGGATCAGTCCGACCTAACAGCCCAAGTTAACATGGCCGCTGTGTGCTGTCAAGTGACAGAAGCTCTTCTAAACAATGTTGATAACCTGTGGTACGTTCCTAACGATCTGATTAATCAACTCCGTAGACAAACCGAAGAGGAACGGTACC